The genome window CATCGATGAAGTTTACATTGTCATTTGTCAATGACTCAATAATAGATTCTGGAGAATGGTGATGCAGAATTACCTAACCACAAGTAACAGGTAAAGGTATCACTGTTCAGAGTACTCCCACAATGTCTCACACATGTACAGTTATTGAAACACGGATACACAGACAAATATAAAGATCAATGAAGGATCACCACTGGAATCATATTCTTGATCCTTACATCcactgaagaagaagaaatgatggATTACTTTTTGTTACAATTGGCATAAGGATTGATAATGAAGTATGGATTGGGAAAAAAGGATAGAGCAATTGCATATCGTTACTCATAAAAATCAATCAAGTGTGGGTTGACAAGTTCTTCAAGCTATAATTTGCGTAGAATCAAGTGAGCACCATGCTGAGGTTGAATTGTAACTATGGTGTAAGGAGCATGAGTATAAGATGGAGAAAGTTCAAAGGAGAAGCGCTGGAGAATCATTGCCATAGCCAATTTTGCTTCAATCATAGCAAAGGTTTGTCCAATGCATATTCGAGGTCCCCAACCAAAGGGGAAGAATGAAGCTTGGCCTTTTGTCGCATTTGATACTCCTTCATGAAATCTGTCTGGATTGAACTTTTCTGAATCGTCACCCCATATTTCGACATCATAATGCAGTAAGAGTACTGGCAACATGAGCCGCACCCCAGATGGGAAAGTATATTTTCCTACTTTAGTTTCCTCCTGAACTGTTCGATCAATTACAGGCAGTGGAGTGTATAGTCTTAAAACTTCGTTCAAGATCATTGTCAACTGCAATAAAGATTATAAGGGaaaccatatgtcatcataaaCTATGCAGAAAGGAAGATTACTGAAATTTACTATGTAGTGATGGTCTAAAGCATAAGAGAGCTGTGTTACTGTAAAAGACTGAAAAATGTATATGGAACAGAATAAGCTGAATGTTAATGTTCTTTTCCGCAATCAAGAGTTTCATTTGAAGACACGCACTCTTCTAAGTTCTAACAGGTAGGTAACTTCAAACAGATCATGCCAATGGTAACATATGGAAGGAACTCACAAGTTTGAGGTGATTAAGGCCATTGAAATTTGGCTCATCTCTCCCGAAAACTTGCAAAACCTCTTCCCTAGCCCGGGATTGCCACTCCTGATGCCTGCTCAGTAAAACCAATGTCCATACAAGCAATGATGAGGTTGTCTCCTGCCCGGCAAAATAGAATAGTTTGCACTCTTCAATGACATCATTGATGCTCAAACCAAAACTTTTATCCCCCTTTTGTTCAATCTCTTTAAGATTAGACTCCAATAGTATGCTCAGTAAGTCGTTATCACTTGATTCCCCTGCTttcattgcttctaatctttCATCAATAACTTCTCTTACTGCAGCTCCAACTTTTTTATGAAGTTCCTTTATCCTTCTGTTCCTCTTAGTTGGCAAAAACCTATAGATAAGAAGCGAAACTGACTGAATCAACTTTGAAATCAGGAATGTCAAAATATTCAATCTGGAATGATACTCAAACTCCCACAAGTGGTGTGCTTTTCATGTCCATACAACATGAAGATGCATTGAGAAATCTAGTTTTACCTTGATCCTGGAAAATAGAATGATTTTACAGCAGTCATAACCTGCTCTGCCTGTTCTTTTTGAAGCTTAAAGATCTTTCTTCCTTCCTCATAATTACCACCAAATGCTGTACGAGAAATTGCATCGCTGGTTAAAGTCTGCAGGTGTGGCCAAACATCCAATTCACAGGTTCCTTCTGGTGAAACACTTTCCTCCCATTTGCTCAACATTTCGGTGGCACATAAATGAAAAGCTGGTAGCATCAGCTATTCATAGGAATGAATGATAAGCCTAGTTAGTGCTAGATTTCGAAAGAAATAATTTCTCAGGTTAGTAGTTGTTGGTTTACGATGTCAGCATTGGATATCTACTTTACAGATGAAATTTGATTTACATTCTTCTTGCGGATAAAATTGCATCAGGAAATAAGAGAAGTATATTGTAAATTGTAGGAGATCATTCAATATTTAAGCATAAGATCAGTTATCGAAAATATAAGATCATCTCCAATGAATCAACACAGATGACTTTGCAGTTGATAGAGAAATGTTAAGTAAAACCTTGAGCTTCTCTAGATGGAAAGCAGGATTGATTATCTTTCGATGTTTTGCCCATATCTTGCCCTCAGATGCTACTAGACCTTGTATCAGATATTTGCCAAGCGGGTGAAAGTGAGGCTTCTGGAAGAGATTATACTTCACCATGATCTCCCTTATAGATTCAGAGTCTAGGATGATGACTGCAGGATATGGACCAAGCCATATGAAGGAATTGCTACCTGCAATCGACATGCTAAGCAAATTAAACCAACGAAGTCGACACATAAAATATATCCACCAGCAGAATTTCTAAAAACAGGAAACCGACGAAAAAAATGCAAGGCATGGTGTcgcaaaaaaaatgcaatcattTCTGATCTTACATCACAATATCATGAAGTCTCTGCAATAAGAATTCAGCAGATTATACCATATTTCTTGATGGTTGTGGTGACCA of Coffea arabica cultivar ET-39 chromosome 5c, Coffea Arabica ET-39 HiFi, whole genome shotgun sequence contains these proteins:
- the LOC113690016 gene encoding cytochrome P450 CYP72A219-like, coding for MENFMLAISPCLIALLVCAWRALNSLWLRPKKLEKCLRAQGLSGNSYTPVYGDFKEMVSMIEEAYSKPINLSDDLVPRVIPMVTTTIKKYGSNSFIWLGPYPAVIILDSESIREIMVKYNLFQKPHFHPLGKYLIQGLVASEGKIWAKHRKIINPAFHLEKLKLMLPAFHLCATEMLSKWEESVSPEGTCELDVWPHLQTLTSDAISRTAFGGNYEEGRKIFKLQKEQAEQVMTAVKSFYFPGSRFLPTKRNRRIKELHKKVGAAVREVIDERLEAMKAGESSDNDLLSILLESNLKEIEQKGDKSFGLSINDVIEECKLFYFAGQETTSSLLVWTLVLLSRHQEWQSRAREEVLQVFGRDEPNFNGLNHLKLLTMILNEVLRLYTPLPVIDRTVQEETKVGKYTFPSGVRLMLPVLLLHYDVEIWGDDSEKFNPDRFHEGVSNATKGQASFFPFGWGPRICIGQTFAMIEAKLAMAMILQRFSFELSPSYTHAPYTIVTIQPQHGAHLILRKL